A window of Macrotis lagotis isolate mMagLag1 chromosome X, bilby.v1.9.chrom.fasta, whole genome shotgun sequence contains these coding sequences:
- the LOC141500193 gene encoding butyrophilin subfamily 3 member A2-like — METINSSGVLLFKFLISFLLIDMATQLSGYFSVIGPKAPIQTSVGREAVLPCHLSPAQTAQHMQVVWSKSQNIVHRYQNGGDHFEDQAPNYQGRTKLVKDAITVGDVTLRILDVKPSDAGQYKCIFKDSSHSAEAFMELKVIEASSLFETYPGWWSMIGIFASMQFSILIYYCWKAYKFREEFLLNWKHKLGVVILAVFWILLMSFLIYYIVNMSGCRGMEDLDEWAQKDQIYLGLLTFLPLLPTILFVSVDAHGKCNLQRVNTVQDHPQHPEENIPLDQQRENK; from the exons ATGGAGACTATCAATTCGTCTGGAGTCTTACTCTTCAAATTCCTTATCTCCTTCCTCCTCATTGACATGGCTACTCAGCTCTCAG GGTATTTCTCAGTCATTGGACCAAAAGCACCTATTCAGACTTCAGTGGGAAGAGAAGCAGTATTACCATGTCACCTGTCCCCTGCTCAGACTGCCCAGCACATGCAAGTGGTCTGGTCCAAATCCCAGAATATAGTGCATCGCTATCAAAATGGAGGGGATCATTTCGAAGATCAGGCACCGAATTACCAAGGGAGGACCAAACTGGTGAAAGATGCCATCACTGTAGGGGATGTCACACTGAGAATATTGGATGTGAAACCTTCAGATGCAGGACAATATAAGtgtatttttaaagattcttCTCATTCAGCAGAAGCATTCATGGAGCTGAAGGTCATAG AGGCATCATCCCTGTTTGAGACCTATCCTGGCTGGTGGAGTATGATTGGCATCTTTGCAAGTATGCAGTTCAGCATCCTCATTTACTACTGCTGGAAAGCCTACAAGTTCAGAG AGGAATTTCTACTCAATTGGAAACATAAGCTAGGAGTGGTGATCCTGGCAGTTTTTTGGATTTTGCTGATGAGCTTCCTGATTTATTACATTGTGAATATGTCTGGCTGTAGAG GCATGGAAGACCTGGATGAATGGGCACAGAAGGACCAGATATATTTGGGACTGTTGACATTCCTTCCTCTACTGCCAACAATCCTGTTTGTGTCTGTTGATGCCCATGGGAAGTGCAACTTACAAAGAG TGAACACTGTTCAAGACCATCCCCAGCACCCTGAAG AAAACATACCTTTGGACcagcaaagagaaaataaataa